In the genome of Streptomyces racemochromogenes, one region contains:
- a CDS encoding bifunctional phosphatase PAP2/diacylglycerol kinase family protein — protein MADQKLTWRGTLAAWDRRLFDFVAQRHWPGGERVLPALGRAANHGVLWGATAAAITVVGSARARKGALTAAASLALASATINTVGKWSVRRPRPLLEGVPVARLPAVQPWTTSFPSGHSASAAAFTAGLALESPGWGAAVAPVAASVAFSRVYTGVHYPSDVLAGAALGVAAGFAVRGLVRRAERARAVPGAERPAADAPALPDGAGLTVVVNTASGTPRGAGLAVLRELLPLAEVVECAGDEVEAAMTEAAARAKVLGVYGGDGTINTAATAALRAGVPLAVFPGGTLNHFALDLGLIGPEDTCRALLAGQAVRVSLGRITPADGSGQSGEGVRYFLNNFSIGAYPELLRHRLRWAPRIGGGPAAVLAAWRVLRAERPVRMTLAGRPRSAWLLFAGNGTYQGTGPTPRRRAGLGEGLLDLRIVHGGGRPGPRLLAAAFAGPLSRSPVHVATRLRRLRVADVPPGTPLAYDGEYAQAPTALTLDALPDALTVYRPR, from the coding sequence GTGGCTGATCAGAAACTGACCTGGCGCGGCACCCTCGCGGCCTGGGACCGACGGTTGTTCGACTTCGTGGCGCAACGGCACTGGCCCGGGGGCGAGCGGGTGCTGCCCGCCCTCGGCCGGGCCGCGAACCACGGGGTGCTGTGGGGCGCGACCGCCGCGGCGATCACCGTCGTCGGCTCGGCCCGGGCCCGCAAGGGCGCGCTGACGGCCGCCGCCTCGCTGGCGCTGGCCTCGGCCACCATCAACACCGTCGGCAAGTGGTCCGTGCGCCGGCCCAGGCCGCTGCTGGAAGGGGTGCCCGTGGCGCGGCTGCCGGCCGTGCAGCCGTGGACCACTTCCTTCCCGTCCGGGCACTCCGCCTCGGCCGCCGCCTTCACCGCCGGCCTCGCCCTGGAATCCCCCGGGTGGGGGGCCGCGGTGGCGCCGGTGGCCGCGTCGGTGGCCTTCTCCCGGGTCTACACCGGCGTGCACTACCCCTCCGACGTGCTGGCGGGCGCGGCCCTCGGGGTCGCGGCGGGGTTCGCCGTACGCGGGCTCGTGCGCCGCGCCGAACGGGCGCGGGCCGTCCCCGGCGCGGAGCGCCCGGCGGCCGACGCGCCCGCACTGCCGGACGGGGCCGGGCTGACGGTCGTGGTGAACACCGCGTCCGGCACGCCCCGCGGGGCGGGACTCGCCGTACTGCGTGAGCTGCTGCCCCTGGCGGAGGTCGTGGAGTGCGCGGGGGACGAGGTGGAGGCCGCGATGACGGAGGCCGCCGCCCGGGCGAAGGTGCTCGGCGTGTACGGGGGCGACGGCACCATCAACACCGCCGCGACCGCCGCCCTGCGGGCCGGGGTGCCGCTCGCGGTGTTCCCCGGCGGCACCCTCAACCACTTCGCGCTGGACCTCGGCCTCATCGGCCCGGAGGACACCTGCCGCGCCCTCCTCGCCGGCCAGGCGGTCCGCGTCTCCCTGGGCCGCATCACCCCGGCCGACGGGTCCGGGCAGTCCGGGGAGGGGGTCCGGTACTTCCTGAACAACTTCAGCATCGGCGCCTACCCCGAGCTGCTGCGGCACCGTCTGCGGTGGGCGCCCCGGATCGGGGGCGGGCCGGCCGCGGTGCTGGCGGCCTGGCGGGTGCTGCGGGCCGAGCGGCCCGTACGGATGACCCTGGCCGGGCGGCCCCGCAGCGCGTGGCTGCTCTTCGCCGGCAACGGCACCTACCAGGGCACCGGCCCCACACCCCGCCGCCGGGCCGGTCTCGGCGAGGGCCTGCTCGACCTGCGGATCGTCCACGGCGGCGGCCGCCCCGGCCCGCGCCTGCTGGCCGCCGCGTTCGCCGGCCCGCTCAGCCGGTCCCCCGTCCACGTCGCCACCCGGCTGCGCCGCCTGCGCGTCGCGGACGTCCCGCCCGGCACCCCGCTCGCCTACGACGGCGAGTACGCCCAGGCGCCCACCGCCCTCACCCTGGACGCCCTCCCCGACGCCCTGACCGTCTACCGCCCCCGCTGA